A window of Vulgatibacter sp. genomic DNA:
TCGCTCCCGGTCGTGGAAGCGGACCGTCTTTCCCCCGTGGCCGAGCGGATGCGGCATGAGCGTGCCGGCACGGCGGGCGAGGCCACCGGTCGGCAGGAACTCGATGATCGAGCGGGTGGTGCCGGCGCTGGTGCGCTCGCCGCCTGCGATGAAGATGCCGAGGCGGCTCGCCTCGGGGCAGCGGCTGGCGACGTGCCGGGCGAGGCAGTCGGAGGGGACCACGTCGAAGCCGGCACCGGAGAGGAGCGCGACGCCGCTGCTGCGGGCCTGCTCGTCGTGGGCGAAGGTGTTCTGAAAGACCGGGATCTCGCCGGTGATGTCGACGTAGTGGGCCTTCGTGCGCAGGCAGGCCCGGACCATCGGCGCGCTGGTGTGGACAAAGGGGCCGGCACAATGGACAACGAGGTCGATTCCGCGGATCGCGCGGGCGAGCGCGACCTCGTCCTGCAAACCGAACGCGCGCCACTCGAGCCCGAGCGCGGTGGCCATCTGCTCGACGGCATCGCGGGAGCGGCCGGCGAGAATCGGCTTGTGGCCGCGCTCCAGCGCCTCCTGGGCGATGAGTCTGCCGGTGTAGCCGTTGGCGCCGTAAATCATCCAGGGGCCTGCCATCTGCTCTCCCGATGCTGTGCTAAGGTCCGCCCCGATGCGCAACCCGACGTTCGATCAGTTCCAGGGAACCGATGAGTACATCGCCTCCGAGCAGCTCCGTCACGCGGTAAACGTGGCGTTCGCCCTCGAGCGGCCGCTGCTGGTCCGCGGCGAGCCGGGCACCGGCAAGACGCTGCTCGCCCAGCACGTGGCGCGGGCGCTGGGGCTCGAGCTCATCCGGTGGCACGTCAAATCGACCACCAGGGCCCAGGATGGCCTCTACGTCTACGATGCGGTGCAGCGGCTCCATGACAGCCGGTTCGGGGACGGCGACGTCCAGGACGTCTCCCGCTACATCAAGCTGGGGCCGCTCGGTGTGGCGCTGGCCTCGTCGGAGCGCAAGGTGCTGCTCATCGACGAGATCGACAAGGCGGACGTGGAGTTCCCCAACGATCTGCTCCACGAGCTCGACGCGATGCGTTTCTCGATCGCCGAGACCGGCGAGGAGGTCGCGGCCCGCGAGCGCCCCTTCGTGGTGATCACGTCGAACAACGAGAAGGAGCTCCCGGACGCCTTCCTGCGCCGCTGCATCTTCCACTACATCGAGTTCCCCGGGCGGGAGCTGATGCGGGAGATCGTGCGGGTCCACCACCCCGACCTCGAGGCGCGGATCGTGGATCAGGCGCT
This region includes:
- a CDS encoding AAA family ATPase translates to MRNPTFDQFQGTDEYIASEQLRHAVNVAFALERPLLVRGEPGTGKTLLAQHVARALGLELIRWHVKSTTRAQDGLYVYDAVQRLHDSRFGDGDVQDVSRYIKLGPLGVALASSERKVLLIDEIDKADVEFPNDLLHELDAMRFSIAETGEEVAARERPFVVITSNNEKELPDAFLRRCIFHYIEFPGRELMREIVRVHHPDLEARIVDQALETFYGLREVQGLRKRPSTSELIDWLSALRRSGVDISRAAGGIPFLGTLLKTEQDLARFAKA
- a CDS encoding saccharopine dehydrogenase family protein, whose amino-acid sequence is MAGPWMIYGANGYTGRLIAQEALERGHKPILAGRSRDAVEQMATALGLEWRAFGLQDEVALARAIRGIDLVVHCAGPFVHTSAPMVRACLRTKAHYVDITGEIPVFQNTFAHDEQARSSGVALLSGAGFDVVPSDCLARHVASRCPEASRLGIFIAGGERTSAGTTRSIIEFLPTGGLARRAGTLMPHPLGHGGKTVRFHDRERHVIPIPWGDLETAYRSTGIGDITTYMALPPGADVLLRLFGGSLQRALRSDRFRNAAARLAGDLARPPDAGERRTGRSHFYARAKNARGHTVEAWLEAPEAYGLTAATAVRSAERILAMQPKGALTPSMAFGADFILDIPGVRRYDELPGGGPGTTEDEEA